From Flavobacteriales bacterium, a single genomic window includes:
- the lgt gene encoding prolipoprotein diacylglyceryl transferase — protein MLSYITWIVEPEIFPNVDWLPVRWYGLMFAFAFFFGYTIVQRMFVYEKLNEKWLDGLLIYTMVGTIVGARLGHVFFYDWEYYSQNLGEIIMINNGGLASHGAAIGIILSLYLWSRKYSKKSVLWILDRIVIVVALAGFFIRMGNLFNHEIIGVASDVPWAFIFTKAYVADPLTPRHPAQLYEALCYLAIFIVMIRQYYRSNWKDLQGFFFGFFLVAIFWVRFFVEFIKENQVEFEEGMALNMGQWLSIPAVLVGAYFMYRGRGHKP, from the coding sequence ATGCTCAGCTACATCACTTGGATCGTTGAACCCGAGATTTTTCCGAACGTCGATTGGCTGCCCGTGCGCTGGTATGGGCTCATGTTTGCGTTTGCGTTTTTCTTTGGCTATACGATTGTGCAGCGCATGTTCGTGTATGAGAAACTGAACGAGAAATGGCTCGACGGCCTGTTGATCTACACTATGGTGGGGACCATAGTTGGGGCGCGACTGGGACACGTGTTCTTTTACGATTGGGAGTATTACTCGCAGAATTTGGGCGAGATCATCATGATCAACAATGGTGGGTTAGCGAGTCATGGGGCTGCGATCGGAATCATTCTGTCGCTTTATTTGTGGTCGCGCAAGTATTCGAAGAAATCGGTGCTGTGGATCTTGGATCGAATCGTAATCGTGGTGGCCTTGGCGGGTTTCTTTATTCGAATGGGAAACCTATTCAACCACGAAATCATTGGTGTGGCATCGGATGTACCCTGGGCGTTCATATTTACTAAGGCCTATGTGGCGGATCCTTTGACCCCGAGGCACCCCGCGCAACTGTATGAGGCCCTTTGTTATTTAGCGATTTTCATTGTGATGATCCGACAGTACTATCGAAGCAACTGGAAAGACCTTCAGGGATTTTTCTTCGGCTTCTTTTTGGTGGCCATTTTTTGGGTGCGCTTTTTCGTGGAGTTCATCAAGGAGAATCAGGTTGAGTTCGAAGAGGGCATGGCCCTGAACATGGGGCAATGGTTGAGTATTCCGGCCGTGTTGGTAGGGGCGTATTTCATGTACCGCGGTAGAGGCCATAAGCCGTGA
- a CDS encoding 3-hydroxybutyryl-CoA dehydrogenase — protein sequence MKIGVVGSGSMGSGIAQVAAQSGHEVVLFDIAPQALEKAMAALKKIITRLVEKGRLTEEETGALIGRIHTSSDLQDFAGCGLVIEAIVEKIEVKQKLFWDLQDIVGEDCILATNTSSLSIAAIASSLDQPERAIGIHFFNPAPLMPLVEIIPAVQTSPDITDAARRLIDSWGKVTVLAKDTPGFIVNRVARPFYGEALRIYEEGFADFATIDWAMKELGGFRMGPFELMDFIGNDVNYAVTESVFAAFYYDPRYRPSFTQKRHSEAGWLGRKSGRGYYDYRDGAPKPEPIKDKELGENIVWRILAMLINEAADALYLNIATREDLDLAMTKGVNYPKGLLKWADEKGIQHTLETLERLQAEYGEDRYRPSPILRRMVRLNEKFYSE from the coding sequence ATGAAGATCGGAGTCGTAGGATCGGGATCGATGGGCAGCGGAATTGCCCAAGTCGCAGCACAAAGCGGTCACGAAGTGGTGTTGTTCGACATCGCGCCGCAGGCGCTGGAAAAGGCCATGGCCGCACTGAAGAAGATCATAACGCGCTTGGTCGAAAAAGGGCGATTGACGGAGGAAGAGACGGGCGCCCTCATCGGGCGGATTCACACCTCTAGCGATCTGCAGGACTTTGCCGGTTGTGGGTTGGTGATTGAGGCCATTGTAGAGAAGATCGAGGTAAAGCAAAAGCTTTTTTGGGACCTTCAAGACATTGTGGGGGAGGACTGCATTTTGGCGACCAATACATCGTCGCTGTCGATTGCGGCCATCGCGAGTTCCCTAGACCAGCCCGAGCGCGCCATCGGCATCCACTTTTTTAATCCGGCCCCGCTGATGCCGCTCGTCGAGATTATTCCGGCCGTACAAACTTCACCTGACATCACCGATGCCGCGCGTCGATTGATCGACTCGTGGGGAAAGGTGACCGTGTTGGCGAAGGATACTCCGGGTTTCATTGTGAATCGAGTGGCCAGACCGTTTTATGGGGAAGCACTCCGTATTTACGAAGAAGGCTTTGCCGATTTCGCGACCATCGATTGGGCCATGAAGGAGCTGGGTGGTTTTCGCATGGGGCCTTTTGAGTTGATGGACTTCATTGGGAACGATGTCAACTACGCCGTAACCGAAAGTGTGTTCGCTGCATTTTACTACGACCCGCGTTATCGGCCCAGCTTCACGCAAAAAAGACATTCGGAGGCTGGCTGGCTGGGGCGCAAAAGCGGTCGCGGTTACTACGACTACCGAGATGGAGCCCCAAAACCCGAGCCAATTAAGGACAAAGAGCTCGGTGAGAACATCGTTTGGCGCATCTTGGCCATGCTCATTAACGAAGCGGCAGATGCCCTGTATTTGAACATCGCAACTCGGGAAGATCTCGATCTGGCCATGACCAAGGGGGTGAACTACCCGAAAGGGCTTTTAAAATGGGCCGATGAAAAGGGTATTCAACACACGCTCGAAACACTAGAAAGGCTACAGGCCGAATACGGTGAGGATCGGTACCGACCGAGCCCAATACTTAGGCGCATGGTGCGTTTGAATGAGAAGTTCTATAGTGAATAG